One genomic segment of Primulina tabacum isolate GXHZ01 chromosome 9, ASM2559414v2, whole genome shotgun sequence includes these proteins:
- the LOC142555595 gene encoding uncharacterized protein LOC142555595 isoform X2 yields MMAGCEGESLNSNVRSGKMIYEPILDEGVFRFDCSVDDRNAAFPSISFEIPKVRDTPVTSVHQVPSYIPAFECVMGQQIVSIEFPPNTSFYGTGEVGGKLERTGKRIFTWNTDAYGYGPETTSLYQSHPWVLAVLSNGEALGVLADTTRRCEIDLQKELNIKFISSSSYPVIMFGPFASPTDVLASFSRAIGTVFMPPKWSLGYHQCRWSYNSDKRVRQIAKTFREKGIPCDVIWMDIDYMDGFRCFTFDQERFPDPKSLVEDLHQSGFKAIWMLDPGIKNEKGYFVCDSGSESDIWIQDADGKPFVGEVWPGPCVFPDFTQFRARSWWANLVKDFIPNGVDGIWNDMNEPAVFKSATKTMPETNIHRGDAELGGCQSHSYYHNVYGMLMARSTYQGMKLANERKRPFVLTRAGFVGSQRYAATWTGDNISNWEHFHMSISMVLQLGLSGQPLSGPDIGGFAGNATPKLFGKWMGVGSMFPFCRGHSETGTADHEPWSFGEECEEVCRRALRRRYRFLPHIYTLFYIAHRRGIPVVTPVFFADPKDLELREQENSFLLGPLLIYASTGQDQELCQMQHKLPKGIWLSFDFEDSHPDLPALYLKGGSIIPLAPLYQHVGEANYTDDLTLLVALDEYGNAEGSFFEDAGDGYDYVNGGYLMTTYVADRQSSAVTVKILKTEGIWKRPNRRLHVKLLLGKCAMIDAWGTDGEILEIPMPSKSEISELILASEKQFQIRIESENHIPDVDNVSEHKGTELSFTPVEMKSRDWILKVVPWIGGRIVSMEHLPSETQWLHGQVGAGGYEEYSGVEFRSAGCLEEYSVIEKSLEQGGEKELLKLEGDIGGGLILEREIYLTKDDPKVLRIDSGIIAREVGAGSGGFSRLVCLRVHPTFNLLHPTESYISFTSIDGSKLEVWPESSERFFEGSLRPNGEWMLVDKNLGLCLVNRFNISQVYKCLIHWGTGTVNLELWSEDRPVSKESPLQVFHEYEVRGVS; encoded by the exons ATGATGGCGGGATGTGAAGGGGAGTCATTGAATTCAAATGTGCGATCAGGTAAAATGATTTACGAACCAATTCTCGATGAAGGGGTGTTCCGATTCGATTGTTCAGTAGATGACAGAAATGCGGCATTTCCCAGCATTTCTTTTGAAATTCCTAAAGTTAGGGACACACCAGTCACGAGTGTTCATCAAGTTCCATCCTACATTCCCGCTTTTGAATGTGTAATGGGACAACAGATTGTCAGTATTGAG TTCCCTCCAAACACCTCGTTCTATGGAACTGGAGAAGTTGGTGGGAAGCTAGAACGTACGGGGAAGAGG ATATTCACATGGAACACTGATGCATATGGCTATGGTCCCGAAACTACTTCCTTGTATCAATCACACCCCTGGGTTCTAGCAGTTCTTTCTAACGGAGAGGCGTTAGGGGTTCTCGCGGATACAACAAGACGCTGCGAG ATTGATTTGCAGAAGGAACTAAACATAAAGTTCATTTCTTCATCCTCCTATCCTGTCATCATGTTTGGTCCATTTGCTTCACCAACCGACGTTCTAGCATCTTTTTCACGAGCAATTG GAACTGTATTTATGCCCCCAAAATGGTCCTTGGGCTATCATCAATGTCGTTGGAGCTATAATTCTGATAAACGAGTTCGCCAG ATAGCAAAGACGTTCAGAGAAAAAGGAATACCTTGTGACGTCATATGGATGGACATAGATTACATGGATGGTTTTCGTTGTTTCACTTTTGACCAG GAACGATTCCCGGATCCTAAGTCTCTGGTAGAAGATCTTCATCAATCTGGCTTCAAAGCTATATGGATGCTTGATCCAgggataaaaaatgaaaagggctATTTTGTTTGTGACAGTGGTTCAGAAAGCGATATCTGGATTCAAGATGCTGACGGAAAACCTTTTGTTG GGGAGGTGTGGCCAGGCCCTTGTGTCTTTCCCGATTTCACACAATTCAGAGCCCGTTCTTGGTGGGCCAATCTTGTTAAAGACTTTATTCCTAATGGCGTGGATGGCATATGGAATGATATGAATGAACCAGCTGTTTTCAAG AGTGCAACAAAGACAATGCCAGAGACCAATATTCATAGGGGAGATGCAGAACTTGGAGGTTGTCAGAGCCATTCATACTATCACAAT GTTTATGGTATGCTGATGGCTAGATCAACATACCAAGGTATGAAACTGGCAAATGAACGAAAACGTCCTTTTGTTCTTACACGAGCTGGATTTGTGGGCAGCCAAAGATATGCTGCAACATGGACAGGAGATAATATTTCTAATTGGGAGCATTTTCACATGAGCATCTCCATGGTTCTTCAATTG GGTCTTAGCGGTCAACCACTCTCTGGGCCGGATATTGGTGGATTTGCTGGTAATGCAACACCAAAACTGTTCGGGAAGTGGATGGGAGTAGGGTCCATGTTTCCTTTTTGTCGCGGACATTCTGAAACTGGAACAGCTGATCACGAACCCTGGTCTTTTGGGGAAGAG TGCGAAGAAGTTTGTCGACGGGCATTAAGGAGGCGATATCGATTTTTGCCGCACATTTATACACTGTTTTACATTGCCCATAGAAGGGGTATTCCAGTTGTGACTCCCGTATTTTTTGCTG ATCCCAAAGATTTGGAGTTGAGAGAACAAGAAAATTCGTTTCTGTTGGGTCCACTTCTCATATATGCAAG CACTGGACAAGATCAGGAGTTATGTCAAATGCAGCACAAGTTGCCTAAAGGCATCTGGTTGAGTTTTGATTTTGAAGATTCTCATCCA GATTTGCCTGCATTGTATCTAAAAGGTGGATCAATCATTCCTTTGGCTCCTCTTTATCAACATGTTGGTGAAGCTAATTATACCGACGATTTAACACTGCTGGTGGCTTTAGATGAATATG GTAACGCCGAAGGTTCTTTCTTTGAAGATGCTGGAGATGGATATGACTATGTTAATGGAGGATATCTTATGACAACATATGTTGCTGATCGTCAGTCTTCTGCAGTCACAGTGAAGATATTAAAGACTGAAGGTATATGGAAGCGACCAAACCGACGTTTACATGTGAAACTACTGCTTGGCAAATGTGCAATG ATTGATGCATGGGGTACAGATGGAGAGATTCTTGAAATCCCAATGCCTTCAAAAAGTGAAATATCAGAACTAATCTTAGCCAGCGAAAAGCAATTCCAAATTCGTATAG AAAGTGAGAACCATATTCCGGACGTGGATAATGTTTCTGAGCACAAAGGAACAGAATTATCATTTACCCCTGTAGAAATGAAAAGCCGGGATTGGATTCTAAAAGTAGTACCATGGATTGGTGGTAGAATTGTTTCTATGGAGCATCTTCCCTCAG AAACTCAATGGCTTCATGGTCAAGTTGGTGCTGGTGGCTATGAAGAGTATAGTGGTGTGGAATTCCGGTCTGCAGGGTGCTTGGAGGAGTATTCTGTCATTGA AAAGAGCCTGGAGCAGGGAGGAGAAAAGGAGTTGCTGAAATTAGAGGGTGATATTGGAGGTGGATTGATTCTCGAGAGGGAGATATATCTCACGAAAGACGACCCAAAAGTTCTCAGAATTGATTCTGGCATCATTGCTCGTGAAGTTGGTGCTGGTTCTGGTGGATTCTCAAG GCTTGTGTGCTTACGAGTGCACCCTACATTCAACTTGTTACACCCTACAGAATCATATATATCATTTACTTCCATTGATGGGTCCAAACTCGAGGTCTGGCCTGAATCTAGCGAACGGTTTTTTGAAGGGAGTCTTCGGCCAAATG GTGAATGGATGCTTGTTGATAAAAATCTTGGCTTATGTCTAGTGAACCGGTTCAATATCAGTCAGGTTTATAAATGTCTCATTCATTGGGGCACAGGGACTGTAAATTTAGAGTTATGGTCAGAAGACAGGCCCGTTTCAAAGGAATCCCCGCTTCAAGTATTTCATGAATACGAGGTACGAGGAGTATCGTAA
- the LOC142555594 gene encoding uncharacterized protein LOC142555594 isoform X1 yields MMCVSLPGFGNQQMMITGGIDASCVAMPSLGTFCRYAFDCIHGCWSDCGKGKFNYMTAKTARNATVKKMNTSVSHLASCTLAVSALSYNSSRANLYKEILEAARDKFTREICLQSKDKDISLAKALLYVAVEDEALLAFNREIDAHSVLNERREMTSPCNVQSWNCVESMPIAGKNVNGWLTELDVISREVEAELVSREIGFDSVEVLGAVNKVLFELRGFRRSPVLVDSKCSYLHTVLSSGCASAILLSVIYIEVCRRLNLTIVGSRVGEDFLIWPATKNPEELFRTTSGHSLFGIVNGKCVEDPRSKASDISSNSLLGLDIATNRDIIGISLANLIRLYWKRASKLNYGLMLTSPLRPFHKSEDKFNNVWGSNVPLLRPQELRLALMASERLLMLQPHNWALRRDFGMMLYYNREYEEAVQELSICMAFAPEEEAEILERFMDKLNLIQLEASWKSLGQKGGRLTVP; encoded by the exons ATGATGTGTGTTTCTTTACCTGGGTTTGGTAACCAGCAGATGATGATTACTGGTGGGATCGACGCATCTTGTGTCGCTATGCCTTCTTTGGGAACTTTTTGCAG GTATGCTTTTGATTGTATCCATGGATGTTGGAGTGACTGTGGCAAAGGGAAATTCAACTATATGACTGCTAAAACAGCTAGAAATGCTACAGTTAAAAAGATGAATACGAGCGTTTCTCATCTGGCTTCTTGTACTCTGGCGGTATCAGCCTTATCGTATAATTCGTCGAGGGCCAATTTATACAAGGAG ATTCTTGAGGCTGCGAGAGATAAATTTACTCGGGAGATATGTTTGCAGTCCAAGGACAAAGATATCTCACTTGCAAAG GCTTTGCTTTATGTGGCTGTTGAAGATGAGGCGTTGTTGGCTTTCAACCGTGAAATTGACGCCCACTCAGTCCTTAatgaaagaagagagatgacaTCACCATGTAACGTGCAATCGTGGAACTGTGTGGAATCTATGCCAATAGCCGGAAAGAATGTGAATGGGTGGCTGACTGAGCTAGATGTCATATCAAGGGAAGTCGAAGCCGAACTTGTGTCGAGAGAGATAGGATTCGATTCAGTAGAAGTTTTGGGTGCGGTGAACAAAGTTCTTTTTGAATTGAGAGGTTTCAGAAGGTCACCTGTACTAGTAGATTCAAAGTGTTCGTACTTGCACACTGTATTAAGCTCTGGATGCGCCAGCG caatTTTGCTAAGTGTGATTTACATCGAAGTTTGCCGACGACTTAATCTAACCATTGTGGGATCTCGAGTTGGGGAAGATTTTTTGATATGGCCCGCAACTAAGAACCCTGAG GAATTATTCAGAACAACCTCTGGACATAGCTTGTTCGGGATTGTTAATGGAAAGTGTGTTGAGGACCCTCGATCTAAGGCCTCAGACATTAGCAGCAACTCACTTTTGGGGCTGGATATCGCAACAAATCGAGACATCATTGGAATTTCTTTGGCCAATTTAATC AGACTCTACTGGAAGCGTGCTTCGAAACTGAATTATGGGTTGATGCTGACTTCTCCACTGAGGCCGTTTCATAAATCTGAAGACAAGTTCAATAATGTCTGGGGTTCAAATGTGCCTTTGTTGCGCCCTCAGGAGCTGAG GCTTGCGCTCATGGCTTCCGAGAGATTGCTTATGCTTCAACCGCATAATTGGGCTCTGAGACGTGACTTCGGCATGATGCTGTACTATAACAG AGAATACGAGGAGGCGGTCCAAGAGCTTAGTATCTGCATGGCATTTGCACCAGAGGAAGAGGCAGAAATTTTAGAACGTTTCATGGATAAACTAAATCTGATTCAGCTTGAAGCGTCTTGGAAGTCGTTGGGACAAAAGGGAGGCCGGCTTACAGTTCCTTGA
- the LOC142555594 gene encoding uncharacterized protein LOC142555594 isoform X2 codes for MMCVSLPGFGNQQMMITGGIDASCVAMPSLGTFCRYAFDCIHGCWSDCGKGKFNYMTAKTARNATVKKMNTSVSHLASCTLAVSALSYNSSRANLYKEILEAARDKFTREICLQSKDKDISLAKALLYVAVEDEALLAFNREIDAHSVLNERREMTSPCNVQSWNCVESMPIAGKNVNGWLTELDVISREVEAELVSREIGFDSVEVLGAVNKVLFELRGFRRSPVLVDSKCSYLHTVLSSGCASAILLSVIYIEVCRRLNLTIVGSRVGEDFLIWPATKNPEELFRTTSGHSLFGIVNGKCVEDPRSKASDISSNSLLGLDIATNRDIIGISLANLIRLYWKRASKLNYGLMLTSPLRPFHKSEDKFNNVWGSNVPLLRPQELRLRCIYHKIGLRMRIL; via the exons ATGATGTGTGTTTCTTTACCTGGGTTTGGTAACCAGCAGATGATGATTACTGGTGGGATCGACGCATCTTGTGTCGCTATGCCTTCTTTGGGAACTTTTTGCAG GTATGCTTTTGATTGTATCCATGGATGTTGGAGTGACTGTGGCAAAGGGAAATTCAACTATATGACTGCTAAAACAGCTAGAAATGCTACAGTTAAAAAGATGAATACGAGCGTTTCTCATCTGGCTTCTTGTACTCTGGCGGTATCAGCCTTATCGTATAATTCGTCGAGGGCCAATTTATACAAGGAG ATTCTTGAGGCTGCGAGAGATAAATTTACTCGGGAGATATGTTTGCAGTCCAAGGACAAAGATATCTCACTTGCAAAG GCTTTGCTTTATGTGGCTGTTGAAGATGAGGCGTTGTTGGCTTTCAACCGTGAAATTGACGCCCACTCAGTCCTTAatgaaagaagagagatgacaTCACCATGTAACGTGCAATCGTGGAACTGTGTGGAATCTATGCCAATAGCCGGAAAGAATGTGAATGGGTGGCTGACTGAGCTAGATGTCATATCAAGGGAAGTCGAAGCCGAACTTGTGTCGAGAGAGATAGGATTCGATTCAGTAGAAGTTTTGGGTGCGGTGAACAAAGTTCTTTTTGAATTGAGAGGTTTCAGAAGGTCACCTGTACTAGTAGATTCAAAGTGTTCGTACTTGCACACTGTATTAAGCTCTGGATGCGCCAGCG caatTTTGCTAAGTGTGATTTACATCGAAGTTTGCCGACGACTTAATCTAACCATTGTGGGATCTCGAGTTGGGGAAGATTTTTTGATATGGCCCGCAACTAAGAACCCTGAG GAATTATTCAGAACAACCTCTGGACATAGCTTGTTCGGGATTGTTAATGGAAAGTGTGTTGAGGACCCTCGATCTAAGGCCTCAGACATTAGCAGCAACTCACTTTTGGGGCTGGATATCGCAACAAATCGAGACATCATTGGAATTTCTTTGGCCAATTTAATC AGACTCTACTGGAAGCGTGCTTCGAAACTGAATTATGGGTTGATGCTGACTTCTCCACTGAGGCCGTTTCATAAATCTGAAGACAAGTTCAATAATGTCTGGGGTTCAAATGTGCCTTTGTTGCGCCCTCAGGAGCTGAG GTTGAGATGCATATATCACAAGATTGGCCTGAGAATGAGGATATTGTGA
- the LOC142555593 gene encoding uncharacterized protein LOC142555593 isoform X3: MVCRALCRMITSKVGVGSMSGNSYLPTFICQNGKLCDCIFSWSSRIWIMKGLEDWSTLYELSQRHQETTSEVLQEGHFLENM, translated from the exons ATGGTTTGTAGGGCTCTGTGCCGCATGATTACCTCGAAAGTAGGAGTCGGTAGTATGTCAG GGAATTCATATTTGCCAACATTCATTTGCCAAAATGGCAAACTCTGTGACTGTATCTTCTCTTGGTCTTCTCGGATATG GATAATGAAGGGCCTCGAAGATTGGTCGACATTATACGAATTATCCCAGAGGCATCAAGAAACTACTTCAGAAGTCCTTCAAGAAGGGCACTTTTTGGAG AATATGTAA
- the LOC142555595 gene encoding uncharacterized protein LOC142555595 isoform X1: MERTLCWSRVLVLSDRQRPIGSSVLTRGYISRNLSGSLRNLCSLRGFSLESHFTVTDVAVLHLFSSIRKERLERRLIHQRSFIISMMAGCEGESLNSNVRSGKMIYEPILDEGVFRFDCSVDDRNAAFPSISFEIPKVRDTPVTSVHQVPSYIPAFECVMGQQIVSIEFPPNTSFYGTGEVGGKLERTGKRIFTWNTDAYGYGPETTSLYQSHPWVLAVLSNGEALGVLADTTRRCEIDLQKELNIKFISSSSYPVIMFGPFASPTDVLASFSRAIGTVFMPPKWSLGYHQCRWSYNSDKRVRQIAKTFREKGIPCDVIWMDIDYMDGFRCFTFDQERFPDPKSLVEDLHQSGFKAIWMLDPGIKNEKGYFVCDSGSESDIWIQDADGKPFVGEVWPGPCVFPDFTQFRARSWWANLVKDFIPNGVDGIWNDMNEPAVFKSATKTMPETNIHRGDAELGGCQSHSYYHNVYGMLMARSTYQGMKLANERKRPFVLTRAGFVGSQRYAATWTGDNISNWEHFHMSISMVLQLGLSGQPLSGPDIGGFAGNATPKLFGKWMGVGSMFPFCRGHSETGTADHEPWSFGEECEEVCRRALRRRYRFLPHIYTLFYIAHRRGIPVVTPVFFADPKDLELREQENSFLLGPLLIYASTGQDQELCQMQHKLPKGIWLSFDFEDSHPDLPALYLKGGSIIPLAPLYQHVGEANYTDDLTLLVALDEYGNAEGSFFEDAGDGYDYVNGGYLMTTYVADRQSSAVTVKILKTEGIWKRPNRRLHVKLLLGKCAMIDAWGTDGEILEIPMPSKSEISELILASEKQFQIRIESENHIPDVDNVSEHKGTELSFTPVEMKSRDWILKVVPWIGGRIVSMEHLPSETQWLHGQVGAGGYEEYSGVEFRSAGCLEEYSVIEKSLEQGGEKELLKLEGDIGGGLILEREIYLTKDDPKVLRIDSGIIAREVGAGSGGFSRLVCLRVHPTFNLLHPTESYISFTSIDGSKLEVWPESSERFFEGSLRPNGEWMLVDKNLGLCLVNRFNISQVYKCLIHWGTGTVNLELWSEDRPVSKESPLQVFHEYEVRGVS; this comes from the exons ATGGAGAGGACACTATGTTGGAGTAGAGTGCTGGTTTTGTCGGATAGGCAGCGCCCCATTGGTTCATCTGTTTTAACTCGCGGTTATATTTCAAGAAATTTAAGTGGGTCACTAAGAAACCTCTGTTCTCTGCGTGGGTTTAGTTTAGAATCCCATTTTACTGTTACAGATGTTGCAGTATTGCATCTTTTTAGCTCAATCAG AAAGGAGAGACTTGAAAGGAGACTAATTCATCAAAGATCGTTTATTATATCCATGATGGCGGGATGTGAAGGGGAGTCATTGAATTCAAATGTGCGATCAGGTAAAATGATTTACGAACCAATTCTCGATGAAGGGGTGTTCCGATTCGATTGTTCAGTAGATGACAGAAATGCGGCATTTCCCAGCATTTCTTTTGAAATTCCTAAAGTTAGGGACACACCAGTCACGAGTGTTCATCAAGTTCCATCCTACATTCCCGCTTTTGAATGTGTAATGGGACAACAGATTGTCAGTATTGAG TTCCCTCCAAACACCTCGTTCTATGGAACTGGAGAAGTTGGTGGGAAGCTAGAACGTACGGGGAAGAGG ATATTCACATGGAACACTGATGCATATGGCTATGGTCCCGAAACTACTTCCTTGTATCAATCACACCCCTGGGTTCTAGCAGTTCTTTCTAACGGAGAGGCGTTAGGGGTTCTCGCGGATACAACAAGACGCTGCGAG ATTGATTTGCAGAAGGAACTAAACATAAAGTTCATTTCTTCATCCTCCTATCCTGTCATCATGTTTGGTCCATTTGCTTCACCAACCGACGTTCTAGCATCTTTTTCACGAGCAATTG GAACTGTATTTATGCCCCCAAAATGGTCCTTGGGCTATCATCAATGTCGTTGGAGCTATAATTCTGATAAACGAGTTCGCCAG ATAGCAAAGACGTTCAGAGAAAAAGGAATACCTTGTGACGTCATATGGATGGACATAGATTACATGGATGGTTTTCGTTGTTTCACTTTTGACCAG GAACGATTCCCGGATCCTAAGTCTCTGGTAGAAGATCTTCATCAATCTGGCTTCAAAGCTATATGGATGCTTGATCCAgggataaaaaatgaaaagggctATTTTGTTTGTGACAGTGGTTCAGAAAGCGATATCTGGATTCAAGATGCTGACGGAAAACCTTTTGTTG GGGAGGTGTGGCCAGGCCCTTGTGTCTTTCCCGATTTCACACAATTCAGAGCCCGTTCTTGGTGGGCCAATCTTGTTAAAGACTTTATTCCTAATGGCGTGGATGGCATATGGAATGATATGAATGAACCAGCTGTTTTCAAG AGTGCAACAAAGACAATGCCAGAGACCAATATTCATAGGGGAGATGCAGAACTTGGAGGTTGTCAGAGCCATTCATACTATCACAAT GTTTATGGTATGCTGATGGCTAGATCAACATACCAAGGTATGAAACTGGCAAATGAACGAAAACGTCCTTTTGTTCTTACACGAGCTGGATTTGTGGGCAGCCAAAGATATGCTGCAACATGGACAGGAGATAATATTTCTAATTGGGAGCATTTTCACATGAGCATCTCCATGGTTCTTCAATTG GGTCTTAGCGGTCAACCACTCTCTGGGCCGGATATTGGTGGATTTGCTGGTAATGCAACACCAAAACTGTTCGGGAAGTGGATGGGAGTAGGGTCCATGTTTCCTTTTTGTCGCGGACATTCTGAAACTGGAACAGCTGATCACGAACCCTGGTCTTTTGGGGAAGAG TGCGAAGAAGTTTGTCGACGGGCATTAAGGAGGCGATATCGATTTTTGCCGCACATTTATACACTGTTTTACATTGCCCATAGAAGGGGTATTCCAGTTGTGACTCCCGTATTTTTTGCTG ATCCCAAAGATTTGGAGTTGAGAGAACAAGAAAATTCGTTTCTGTTGGGTCCACTTCTCATATATGCAAG CACTGGACAAGATCAGGAGTTATGTCAAATGCAGCACAAGTTGCCTAAAGGCATCTGGTTGAGTTTTGATTTTGAAGATTCTCATCCA GATTTGCCTGCATTGTATCTAAAAGGTGGATCAATCATTCCTTTGGCTCCTCTTTATCAACATGTTGGTGAAGCTAATTATACCGACGATTTAACACTGCTGGTGGCTTTAGATGAATATG GTAACGCCGAAGGTTCTTTCTTTGAAGATGCTGGAGATGGATATGACTATGTTAATGGAGGATATCTTATGACAACATATGTTGCTGATCGTCAGTCTTCTGCAGTCACAGTGAAGATATTAAAGACTGAAGGTATATGGAAGCGACCAAACCGACGTTTACATGTGAAACTACTGCTTGGCAAATGTGCAATG ATTGATGCATGGGGTACAGATGGAGAGATTCTTGAAATCCCAATGCCTTCAAAAAGTGAAATATCAGAACTAATCTTAGCCAGCGAAAAGCAATTCCAAATTCGTATAG AAAGTGAGAACCATATTCCGGACGTGGATAATGTTTCTGAGCACAAAGGAACAGAATTATCATTTACCCCTGTAGAAATGAAAAGCCGGGATTGGATTCTAAAAGTAGTACCATGGATTGGTGGTAGAATTGTTTCTATGGAGCATCTTCCCTCAG AAACTCAATGGCTTCATGGTCAAGTTGGTGCTGGTGGCTATGAAGAGTATAGTGGTGTGGAATTCCGGTCTGCAGGGTGCTTGGAGGAGTATTCTGTCATTGA AAAGAGCCTGGAGCAGGGAGGAGAAAAGGAGTTGCTGAAATTAGAGGGTGATATTGGAGGTGGATTGATTCTCGAGAGGGAGATATATCTCACGAAAGACGACCCAAAAGTTCTCAGAATTGATTCTGGCATCATTGCTCGTGAAGTTGGTGCTGGTTCTGGTGGATTCTCAAG GCTTGTGTGCTTACGAGTGCACCCTACATTCAACTTGTTACACCCTACAGAATCATATATATCATTTACTTCCATTGATGGGTCCAAACTCGAGGTCTGGCCTGAATCTAGCGAACGGTTTTTTGAAGGGAGTCTTCGGCCAAATG GTGAATGGATGCTTGTTGATAAAAATCTTGGCTTATGTCTAGTGAACCGGTTCAATATCAGTCAGGTTTATAAATGTCTCATTCATTGGGGCACAGGGACTGTAAATTTAGAGTTATGGTCAGAAGACAGGCCCGTTTCAAAGGAATCCCCGCTTCAAGTATTTCATGAATACGAGGTACGAGGAGTATCGTAA
- the LOC142555593 gene encoding uncharacterized protein LOC142555593 isoform X2, translated as MANSVTVSSLGLLGYGIVPKTSIANQTRETYTSGSSSKFFRIRAVQDNEGPRRLVDIIRIIPEASRNYFRSPSRRALFGGISLLGGFYVAQTISLSFGALGVNDVFAAVLCVLITEYVTRFYYSRPKVTFPIALLNNFKMGFTYGLFIDAFKLAS; from the coding sequence ATGGCAAACTCTGTGACTGTATCTTCTCTTGGTCTTCTCGGATATGGTATAGTTCCTAAAACTAGCATTGCTAATCAGACGCGGGAAACTTATACTTCAGGATCATCCTCCAAGTTTTTCCGAATTCGGGCTGTGCAGGATAATGAAGGGCCTCGAAGATTGGTCGACATTATACGAATTATCCCAGAGGCATCAAGAAACTACTTCAGAAGTCCTTCAAGAAGGGCACTTTTTGGAGGTATATCTCTCTTGGGTGGTTTCTATGTCGCGCAAACCATATCTCTATCATTTGGGGCtttaggtgtgaatgatgtatTTGCTGCGGTGTTGTGTGTTCTCATAACAGAATATGTAACGAGGTTCTATTATAGCCGGCCGAAAGTCACTTTCCCTATTGCCCTTCTGAACAATTTCAAGATGGGTTTCACATACGGTCTCTTCATCGATGCTTTCAAACTTGCCAGTTGA
- the LOC142555593 gene encoding uncharacterized protein LOC142555593 isoform X1, whose amino-acid sequence MSYEFISISFFQGIHICQHSFAKMANSVTVSSLGLLGYGIVPKTSIANQTRETYTSGSSSKFFRIRAVQDNEGPRRLVDIIRIIPEASRNYFRSPSRRALFGGISLLGGFYVAQTISLSFGALGVNDVFAAVLCVLITEYVTRFYYSRPKVTFPIALLNNFKMGFTYGLFIDAFKLAS is encoded by the coding sequence ATGTCTTATGAGTTCATCTCAATTTCTTTCTTCCAGGGAATTCATATTTGCCAACATTCATTTGCCAAAATGGCAAACTCTGTGACTGTATCTTCTCTTGGTCTTCTCGGATATGGTATAGTTCCTAAAACTAGCATTGCTAATCAGACGCGGGAAACTTATACTTCAGGATCATCCTCCAAGTTTTTCCGAATTCGGGCTGTGCAGGATAATGAAGGGCCTCGAAGATTGGTCGACATTATACGAATTATCCCAGAGGCATCAAGAAACTACTTCAGAAGTCCTTCAAGAAGGGCACTTTTTGGAGGTATATCTCTCTTGGGTGGTTTCTATGTCGCGCAAACCATATCTCTATCATTTGGGGCtttaggtgtgaatgatgtatTTGCTGCGGTGTTGTGTGTTCTCATAACAGAATATGTAACGAGGTTCTATTATAGCCGGCCGAAAGTCACTTTCCCTATTGCCCTTCTGAACAATTTCAAGATGGGTTTCACATACGGTCTCTTCATCGATGCTTTCAAACTTGCCAGTTGA